One Pseudomonadales bacterium genomic region harbors:
- a CDS encoding acyl-CoA thioesterase: MDIDDNNPKPSGELALRTYALPNDTNAHGNIYAGWIVSQMDLAASIAGEKTTRSRVVTVDIGQMDFVSPVKVGSVIDIYATITEIGRSSLTIQVEVWAHKYDETDFHKVTDAQFVVVSVDQQGRAQSINQN, encoded by the coding sequence ATGGATATTGACGACAACAACCCTAAACCTTCCGGTGAACTCGCACTTCGAACTTACGCTTTACCCAATGACACTAACGCGCATGGTAACATTTATGCGGGCTGGATAGTCTCGCAGATGGACTTAGCTGCCTCAATTGCCGGTGAAAAAACAACTCGCAGCAGAGTAGTGACCGTCGATATCGGTCAAATGGATTTTGTTTCTCCCGTGAAGGTAGGTTCAGTAATAGACATATACGCCACGATCACCGAAATCGGCAGATCCTCCTTAACCATCCAGGTCGAAGTCTGGGCGCACAAGTACGACGAAACGGACTTTCACAAGGTAACGGATGCACAATTTGTCGTGGTATCGGTAGACCAGCAAGGCCGCGCGCAAAGCATCAACCAAAATTAA
- a CDS encoding TRAP transporter large permease subunit, with protein sequence MEFMSLALFIAVILILIAGYPVAFSLAGTGLLFAFIGIMTSSFDPAFLEAVPNRIFGIMTNDVLVAVPLFVFMGVMLEKSNVAEELLDTMSSLFGKLRGGLGISVTLVGMLMAASTGIVGATVVTMGLLSLPTMLKRGYDIPLATGTICAAGTLGQIIPPSIVLVLLGDVMSSAYQQAQLDMGIFSPETVSVGDLFLGALIPGLLLVFLYILYISLVALCKPAAAPAHPEEALGNTSILHILKALAPPLLLVVLVLGSILVGLATPTEAASVGAVGAMLLAYIKGSFNLPMLREVMRSTTQVSSMVFMILIGAAIFSLVFRGFGGDDLVREFLSDLPGGVMAAMIVVMLAMFFLGFFLDFIEITFVVVPIVAPILLIMGLDPVWLGIMIAINLQTSFLTPPFGFALFYLRGVAPESVATSQIYRGVIPFIAIQLVMLTMIAYWPQLVTWLPGKVF encoded by the coding sequence ATGGAATTCATGTCGCTGGCACTATTCATCGCCGTTATACTTATTTTAATCGCTGGTTATCCTGTCGCCTTCTCGTTAGCGGGAACCGGTCTTCTCTTCGCGTTCATTGGAATAATGACCAGCAGTTTTGACCCGGCCTTTTTAGAAGCCGTGCCCAACCGTATTTTCGGCATCATGACCAACGACGTGCTAGTCGCCGTACCCTTGTTTGTTTTTATGGGCGTGATGCTGGAAAAGTCCAACGTCGCCGAAGAACTGCTTGATACCATGTCGTCATTATTTGGAAAATTGCGCGGCGGGCTGGGCATTTCCGTGACGCTGGTGGGCATGCTGATGGCCGCCAGCACTGGCATCGTCGGCGCAACAGTCGTCACCATGGGATTGCTATCGCTGCCAACCATGTTGAAACGAGGCTATGATATACCACTCGCCACCGGCACTATTTGCGCGGCTGGCACGCTAGGCCAGATTATTCCACCCTCCATTGTGCTGGTCTTACTCGGCGACGTTATGTCTTCCGCTTACCAACAAGCACAGCTCGACATGGGCATCTTTTCTCCGGAGACCGTTTCCGTGGGCGATCTTTTTTTAGGCGCACTCATCCCCGGCCTGCTGCTGGTATTTCTCTATATTCTCTATATCTCGCTAGTCGCTCTCTGTAAGCCTGCCGCCGCACCCGCACACCCAGAAGAGGCACTAGGCAACACCTCAATCTTACATATTTTAAAAGCACTTGCCCCACCCTTACTCCTGGTGGTGCTTGTACTTGGCTCCATACTGGTTGGGCTGGCAACCCCTACCGAAGCCGCCTCAGTAGGAGCAGTAGGTGCCATGTTATTGGCCTACATCAAGGGAAGCTTTAACCTGCCAATGCTACGTGAAGTGATGCGCTCCACCACGCAAGTCAGCAGCATGGTCTTTATGATTCTGATAGGTGCCGCAATATTTTCATTGGTGTTTAGGGGGTTCGGCGGCGACGACCTGGTACGCGAATTCCTCAGCGATCTGCCCGGTGGCGTAATGGCCGCGATGATCGTCGTGATGCTAGCTATGTTTTTTCTCGGTTTCTTTCTCGACTTTATCGAAATCACCTTCGTGGTCGTGCCCATCGTCGCCCCAATTCTGCTGATCATGGGCCTCGATCCCGTCTGGCTCGGCATTATGATTGCCATTAACCTGCAAACCTCCTTCCTGACACCACCCTTCGGCTTCGCGTTGTTTTACCTAAGAGGTGTCGCTCCCGAATCCGTCGCCACCAGCCAGATTTACCGCGGAGTGATTCCTTTCATCGCGATACAACTTGTGATGCTGACGATGATTGCCTATTGGCCACAATTGGTGACCTGGTTGCCGGGGAAGGTTTTTTAG
- a CDS encoding TRAP transporter small permease subunit, translated as MAFSSACRTFIKGVECLNEMLGRSVAWLTLALVLLTFLIVVLRYLFNVGSVALQESLLYLHSLIFLMGAAYTLRHDSHVRVDIFYRPMSARNKAWVDLFGAVFLLIPCCLFIFTISWEYVASSWSYYEGSRESGGIDAIFALKTLLLIMPATVLLQGLAQSMRSLLILTGQIDPDNPPPATST; from the coding sequence ATGGCCTTCAGCAGCGCCTGCCGAACCTTTATTAAAGGTGTCGAGTGTCTCAATGAAATGCTCGGTCGCAGTGTAGCTTGGCTGACCTTAGCACTGGTCTTACTGACCTTTCTCATTGTCGTTTTGCGCTATTTGTTCAATGTTGGCTCAGTAGCGCTCCAAGAATCATTACTCTACCTACACAGTCTCATATTTCTGATGGGTGCCGCCTACACCCTGCGCCACGACAGCCATGTCCGGGTGGATATTTTTTACCGCCCAATGTCGGCACGAAACAAAGCCTGGGTCGACCTGTTCGGCGCAGTGTTTTTACTGATCCCTTGCTGCCTATTTATCTTTACTATCTCCTGGGAATACGTTGCCAGCTCTTGGTCTTACTACGAGGGCTCTCGAGAATCCGGCGGCATAGATGCTATCTTTGCCTTAAAAACGCTACTCCTTATCATGCCCGCAACGGTTCTACTGCAAGGTCTTGCACAATCAATGCGCAGCCTCTTGATCCTTACTGGGCAGATTGATCCCGATAATCCACCACCAGCGACGTCAACCTAA